The nucleotide window CGGTAATAAGGTAGTTCACAACATTTGCAAGATCCACAATCATTTTTCCCCATTGGGATTTGGGGGTAGGTTTACCGAAATTTTTATAGTCAATGATAGTCCCGTCTTTTTTAGTGCTGCTTTCTCCGTGCCCTCTGGCATCGTACGCAAGAAAACCGTAACCGGATTCAGCCAGTATTGTTTCAAAGTAGTTCCATTCTTCTTTATTTGAGCCTAGTCCGTGCAAAAGAACAAAAACCTCGCCGTTATTTTCCTTAGGAGGTTTATAGACTCCGACAATTTTTAGTCCGTCACGGGTATAGAAACTGATTTTTTCAGTGGTTAATCCGGCTTGTGCATTTATTCCTGAAGCCAAAAACAAAAACTGAAAAAATACGAGCGCAAATAAAGGTTTCATAATTTAACTTGCAATTCCGCCCAGCTTGCTGGGCGCTTACCGAATAATTCCTTCTCCCTTGGCGGGTAAGTCTTTGGACCGAGCCTGCGAGCGAGGAAGAAGGGAAGGATGAGGGGGCTGAAATAGCTT belongs to Elusimicrobiota bacterium and includes:
- a CDS encoding alpha/beta fold hydrolase → MKPLFALVFFQFLFLASGINAQAGLTTEKISFYTRDGLKIVGVYKPPKENNGEVFVLLHGLGSNKEEWNYFETILAESGYGFLAYDARGHGESSTKKDGTIIDYKNFGKPTPKSQWGKMIVDLANVVNYLITEKKISRKNIGLIGASIGANISLIYGSSYNHVGTLVLLSPGLEYIGFDTLDYINAYKKGKIAICASPQDEYSYKSSLILYKKIMKNKQALLIEGESGHGVKLFDGEFDNLLMEWMKKQ